One window from the genome of Pantoea cypripedii encodes:
- the ompC gene encoding porin OmpC, with product MKLRVLSLMIPALLVAGAANAAEIYNKDGNKLDLYGKVDGLHYFSDNSGSDGDQSYLRFGFKGETQITDQLSGYGQWEYQAALNTTENQGTANSFTRVGFAGLKFGDAGSFDYGRNYGVLYDIGSWTDVLPEFGGDTYGADNFMFQRSNGLATYRNTNFFGLVDGWNFAVQYQGKNDNPTESSSGRDVLGENGDGYGLSTTYDIGSGFGIGAAMMSSDRTNNQNGGSAGILGRGDRADAYTGGLKYDANNIYLAAMYTRSFNATRFGSSDATAYGYANKADNWELVAQYQFDFGLRPSLAFVSSRGKDIEGYGSQNLKKYIDVGATYYFNKNMSTYVDYQINLLDDNNFTQAAGINTDDVVALGLVYQF from the coding sequence ATGAAACTTCGTGTTCTCTCCCTGATGATTCCTGCGCTTCTTGTTGCAGGTGCTGCAAACGCAGCGGAAATTTACAATAAAGATGGCAACAAATTAGATCTGTACGGCAAAGTCGACGGTCTGCACTATTTTTCTGATAACTCTGGCAGTGACGGTGACCAGTCTTACCTGCGTTTTGGTTTCAAAGGTGAGACTCAGATAACCGACCAACTGTCCGGTTACGGCCAGTGGGAATATCAGGCTGCGCTGAATACCACAGAAAACCAGGGCACCGCCAACAGCTTCACCCGTGTGGGCTTTGCTGGTCTGAAATTCGGTGATGCCGGTTCATTCGACTACGGTCGTAACTATGGCGTGCTGTATGACATCGGTTCATGGACCGACGTACTGCCTGAGTTCGGTGGTGATACCTACGGCGCTGACAACTTTATGTTCCAGCGTAGCAACGGTCTGGCGACTTACCGTAACACCAACTTCTTCGGTCTGGTGGATGGCTGGAACTTTGCCGTGCAGTACCAGGGCAAAAATGACAACCCGACTGAATCCTCATCTGGCCGTGATGTGCTGGGCGAAAATGGTGACGGTTATGGCCTGAGCACCACTTATGATATCGGTTCTGGTTTTGGCATCGGTGCAGCGATGATGTCGTCTGACCGTACCAACAACCAGAACGGCGGTTCTGCCGGTATCCTGGGTCGAGGCGATCGTGCGGATGCTTACACCGGTGGTCTGAAATATGACGCCAACAACATCTACCTGGCCGCGATGTATACCCGTTCGTTCAACGCAACCCGCTTTGGCTCCAGCGATGCCACTGCTTACGGTTACGCGAACAAAGCGGATAACTGGGAATTGGTTGCTCAGTACCAGTTTGACTTCGGTCTGCGTCCGTCTCTGGCCTTCGTCTCCTCTCGTGGTAAAGACATCGAAGGTTATGGCAGCCAGAACCTGAAAAAATACATCGACGTAGGTGCGACCTACTACTTCAACAAAAACATGTCCACCTATGTTGATTACCAGATCAACCTGCTGGACGACAACAACTTCACCCAGGCCGCCGGTATCAACACCGACGACGTCGTGGCTCTGGGGCTGGTTTACCAGTTCTAA
- a CDS encoding TetR/AcrR family transcriptional regulator, with protein sequence MLAPLTFDPQAAARDRILNTAQRLFYQQGIRATGIDKVIAEAGVTKVTFYRHFPAKNALILAFLQQRHQRWMTAFCAALEQQPVLADALPAALHSWFAEADFRGCAFINSAAELADTLPEASALILEHKREMAAAIAQQLTAEQQKIVGQIVLLVEGAIVQVQLGEKAEQIIETLRGALTTLLKTGA encoded by the coding sequence ATGCTCGCTCCTCTGACCTTTGATCCGCAGGCCGCCGCGCGCGATCGCATCCTCAATACCGCCCAGCGCTTGTTTTATCAGCAGGGCATTCGCGCCACCGGCATTGATAAAGTAATTGCCGAGGCGGGCGTCACCAAAGTGACCTTCTATCGACACTTCCCGGCCAAGAACGCCCTGATTCTGGCGTTTCTGCAACAGCGTCATCAACGCTGGATGACGGCATTTTGCGCCGCACTGGAACAGCAGCCGGTGCTGGCAGATGCCCTGCCCGCGGCGCTGCACAGCTGGTTTGCCGAAGCGGATTTCCGTGGCTGCGCCTTTATAAACAGTGCGGCGGAATTGGCGGACACCCTGCCGGAAGCCAGTGCCCTGATTCTGGAACATAAAAGAGAAATGGCGGCGGCGATCGCTCAGCAGCTCACGGCAGAACAGCAGAAAATAGTCGGACAGATTGTCTTACTGGTGGAGGGAGCGATTGTGCAGGTTCAACTGGGCGAGAAGGCAGAGCAGATTATTGAGACGTTACGTGGCGCACTAACTACGTTACTAAAAACCGGAGCGTGA